Below is a genomic region from Fischerella sp. PCC 9605.
TGGCGCAACGACAAAGTTCAGGAGTAAAACTCCAAGAACCACCCCGCAGTACCCGGCGATGCATATCTCCGCCAATTTCCCAGACGCTTCCATCACCAGGAGCACCATAGTAATTTTTATGCCAAGGGTCAGCGCACCATTCCCAAACTAACCCATGCATATCATACAATCCAAAGGCATTTGCTATACCAAAACTGCCTACAGGTGTTGTTTCTTTGCGGTTGTTGCTCTTTGTTTCTGAAGATTCGCCGCTACTACAATTTGCGAACTCAGCAGTAATTGTTTCACCAAAGTGGAAAGGTGTTGTTGTACCAGCACGACAAGCATATTCCCATTCGGCTTCGCTGGGTAAACGATAATGTCGTCCAGTTTTTTTCCACAGTCGTGCACAAAATTCTACCGCTTCGTGCCAAGATACATTTTCTACTGGTCGATTTGCACCTTTGAATTTCGATGGATAGGGATTCAAAGATTGTTTGATTTTGGGTAAAGCTGCTACTGCCTTCCACTGTGCTTGTGTAACAGGATATTTACCCATAAAAAAAGGTTCAATGCTGACTTGATGTTGCGGACGTTCGCTTGCATCTCCTTCATCTTCACTTGAACCCATCACGAAAGTACCGCTGGGGATAGCTACCATATCCATAGTTATCCCATTTCCCAAATCTTCTGCATAGTACTTAGCTGTACTATAGTTCTGACTAATTTTCCTACCTTTGGCGTCTACTGTTACCGTTGCAAATTCAAACGCTTCCAAGGCAGGAAATGCAGGTGTGATTGATTGTGAGGTTGTTGTAGAGAATTGCGCTCGGGTAGGCGTGAGAATTTGCGGTACAGTTGGGACAACAGAAGATGTAAAATAAGATTTTTTCGCATGTAAATCTTTGAGAACTTCTGCCGCTGATTGATACCTTTCTGATGCTAAATGTTTGAGTAATTTATCCAGAATTTGCCCTAAATCTTGGCTAACACTAATGCCTTTTTCTTGCACAACTTCTCGCCATAACCATTTGCAACTCATGGGATCAAAAAGGCGATCGCGCATCTGTCCATAAGTATCTGTTACAGGCAAACATTTAGTCAAAAGCCGCGCACAAGTTACACCCAAAGCGTATAGATCGCTGGCGTGGCAAGCAAATCCAGCCATTTGCTCGCTAGGTGCATAACCGAGTGTATAAAGGACTGTGGCTTGTCTGGCTAAACTCGTTTGCGTTACCTGTTTAGCACCACCAAAATCAATTAATACCAGTCTGCCATCCGTTTGACGGCGGATAATATTTTCGGGTTTGATATCGCGATGAATGACGTTGCGTGAATGGATGAATTGTAGAACTGGCAATAAATCGGCTAAAATTCCTCGAATTTTGTCTTCAGTAAAACTTTGTTGCTGAACTTCTATGGAAAGAGTGTTTCCTTGAATAAATTCTTGTACCAGATACAAGCATGTACCTTGTTCAAAGTAAGCAAGCAATCTCGGAATTTGCAGATGATTTTCTCCTAGTTCATATAATCGAAAAGCCTCTTCTTTGAATAATTCTGCTGCTTTGATGCGTTCGGAAGTTCCATGAACTTGCGGAAAAAATTGCTTGATGACGCAAGGAGCATTGAGTCTATCAACGTCTTCTGCTGCGTAAGTTCTACTAAATCCACCTTCACCTAATAATCTCAATACGCGGTAGCGGTTTCGCAGCAATCCGCCAAAGTTGCTGTGTCCGCAACTAATGCAAAACCTATTGCCATCAGCGTTGAAGGGATTTGAGCAATTGGGATTTTGGCAGATTTGCATATCGGAGCCAGCGATTACATCTTCTCCAGAGTAAGCCCAACACTATCTATATAGCATCGAAAACAGATATATGGACAAATAAACACAAACAAATTTTCACCTGGCAACACCCACACACAAGGTCGTACAGATGAAGAATTTCTTTATTTACTTGTGTATCTGTACCTTAGAACTTTTTAAATATAAATATGACCACACGAATTTCCACTTTACAAAGAATATTACTGGAGCCTTTTGCTGTTGTCAAGTGCTCGTGACGAGAGGGAGAGTGGGAGAGTGGGGGCTCGGGGTCCCCTCTGGGGTTGGGGGCTGTGGGGGAGTGGGAGAGTAGGAGATGGGGAGAAGGGAAGAATAACAACTAACCACTAACAACTAACTACTAACCAATGACTAATGACTAATGACTATTTTTTTCAGATGAAGCGCGAATCAATTCAGCGACAAAAGCGATGATTGCAGATACTAAAATCAAGATGACGCTGAGGGCGTTAATATCGGGTTTGACTCCTGTTCTGATGCGGCTGAAAATTTCCATTGGTAGGGTACTGGCGCCACTGCTAGCAGTGAAAGTGGCGATGAGAAAGTCATCCAAACTCAGGACAAATGCCAACAGACACCCAGCGATGATACCAGGCATTAACTGGGGTAATAATACTTTTGTGAAAGCTTGCACTGGTGTAGCTCCTAAGTCTAGTGCAGCTTCTTCTAGATGGGGATTTAAGTTAGTTAGCCTGGATGAAACAACTAAACCAACGTAGGCGAGACAGAATACTATATGCACTGCGATAATAGTCCATATACTCAAAGGAATAGCAAATGCTGCCAGAAAAACTAAGGTGGCTACGGCGATCGCAATATCAGGAATAATCAAGGGTAGGTAAGAAATACCGCGATACAACGCTTTACCCGGAAATTGATAACGCGCCAATCCTACAGCCATCAAAGTTCCCAGCACTGCTGAAATACCTACGGCACTAAAAGCTACGATTAAACTGTTTTTCAATGCTAATAAAATCCGTTCATCGCTGAATAAATGGCGATACCAATCTAAAGTAAAACCTTGCCATGTGGCACTATAAGGCGACTGATTGAAACTGTAAAAGGCAAGTACCAAGATTGGCAGGTACATGAAAACAAATGTAATTAACGAGAAAACCGCTTGCCAGGATAAGACACGCGGTTTTTTTGTTGATTGAGATATACTCACGTTCATAAGCTCTATTTTATAGCTCGTGATAATACCATATTTAGCTTCAAAATTCAATAGTCGTTTTGTTGTTTGTTGGTGGTTGGTAGTTGTTTGGAACCAACAACGAACAACTAACCCTCCGGGTACTCTACGAGAAGCCGCCCACAAGGGGCGTCTACGCCAGTCGCTCATGGGGGGAACCCCCTTTGGAGCGCGCTGGCTCACCACTAACCACTAACCCCTTTTTCTAGACAAATCTGCGATCGCCATCAGTAATTGATCTGCGTCCAGTGGCTTGGCGATGTGGATTTGAAAACCAGCTGCTAATACCCGTGAGCGATCGCTATTTCCGGCGTAGGCAGTGAGCGCGATCGCTGGTATATTGCCGCCGCGTTCTGGTGACATGGCTCTAATTTGATGAATCAAACCGTAGCCATCTATCTCAGGCATCCCGACATCACTAATTAAGAGATCGTGCTGCGACTGTGCTAGCACAGCTAAAGCTGCGCCTGCTGATGCTGCAACAGTTACTGTTGCTCCATATTCTTTTAACAAATAGCAAAGAAAATCTCGCGTATCGGTGTCATCATCAACTATTAGTATCCGCAGTCCAGCTAAGGATGAAGGAGTATCTTTTCCCTCTCTCCCTGTCTCCCCCTCTCCCTCTATCTTCTTCATCAGGGGCAACTTGACGGTGAATGTTGCTCCTTGCCCTTCTCCCGGACTATCTGC
It encodes:
- a CDS encoding bifunctional serine/threonine-protein kinase/formylglycine-generating enzyme family protein, whose amino-acid sequence is MQICQNPNCSNPFNADGNRFCISCGHSNFGGLLRNRYRVLRLLGEGGFSRTYAAEDVDRLNAPCVIKQFFPQVHGTSERIKAAELFKEEAFRLYELGENHLQIPRLLAYFEQGTCLYLVQEFIQGNTLSIEVQQQSFTEDKIRGILADLLPVLQFIHSRNVIHRDIKPENIIRRQTDGRLVLIDFGGAKQVTQTSLARQATVLYTLGYAPSEQMAGFACHASDLYALGVTCARLLTKCLPVTDTYGQMRDRLFDPMSCKWLWREVVQEKGISVSQDLGQILDKLLKHLASERYQSAAEVLKDLHAKKSYFTSSVVPTVPQILTPTRAQFSTTTSQSITPAFPALEAFEFATVTVDAKGRKISQNYSTAKYYAEDLGNGITMDMVAIPSGTFVMGSSEDEGDASERPQHQVSIEPFFMGKYPVTQAQWKAVAALPKIKQSLNPYPSKFKGANRPVENVSWHEAVEFCARLWKKTGRHYRLPSEAEWEYACRAGTTTPFHFGETITAEFANCSSGESSETKSNNRKETTPVGSFGIANAFGLYDMHGLVWEWCADPWHKNYYGAPGDGSVWEIGGDMHRRVLRGGSWSFTPELCRCASRSWNEADGGLRLCGFRVVAAAFGWIS
- a CDS encoding ABC transporter permease: MNVSISQSTKKPRVLSWQAVFSLITFVFMYLPILVLAFYSFNQSPYSATWQGFTLDWYRHLFSDERILLALKNSLIVAFSAVGISAVLGTLMAVGLARYQFPGKALYRGISYLPLIIPDIAIAVATLVFLAAFAIPLSIWTIIAVHIVFCLAYVGLVVSSRLTNLNPHLEEAALDLGATPVQAFTKVLLPQLMPGIIAGCLLAFVLSLDDFLIATFTASSGASTLPMEIFSRIRTGVKPDINALSVILILVSAIIAFVAELIRASSEKNSH